A window from uncultured Desulfobacter sp. encodes these proteins:
- a CDS encoding bifunctional (p)ppGpp synthetase/guanosine-3',5'-bis(diphosphate) 3'-pyrophosphohydrolase, which produces MIRITDILDKIYEYSPDADVSLIDRAYIYSARVHEGQVRLSGEPYLSHPLEVASILADMKLDMESIAAALLHDVIEDTPATKEDITDMFGPGVAHIVEGVTKLSALHAATKVAQQAESLRKMILAMADDIRVVLIKLADRLHNMRTLKYHRKPEKQAAIAQETLDIYAPIAARLGIFWIKNELEEIAFFYTLREEHDRILALVDKAKDEQEAYINEVSTALHYKMNEMELPCQIKGRFKSFYSIYQKMLSQGLEFDDVYDIIAFRIILDTVPQCYAAMGAVHSMWKPIYYKIKDYIGNPKPNMYQSIHTTVIGPKGERVEIQIRTHEMDRVAESGIAAHWSYKEGTKIDENTGELFAWIRNLVENQENLKDPDEFLENVRIDLYPGEIYVFTPAGEIKTLPKKATPVDFAYRIHTEVGAQCTGARVNGKLVPLSHELRTGDTIEIMTTKDHAPSRDWLNFVKTVKAKTKIRAYINAREKERSYSLGREMCEKTFRKRNQNFNALIKSGDIGRVADSLGFKGVDDLIAHVGFGQMTALQVLNRAVPEIEKDSDETDDTVIERAASKPSEKPTTGVIVKGLNDILVRFSKCCNPLPGDPIIGYITQGQGVAIHRKNCVNVLKMTRERIIEVEWASGIKESYPASICIKTDDRHGLLADIAAVISKAGINILNAHSETSDEGISVFYFTIMVESSGQLKKVMAELRRVKTVNDVKRVITADN; this is translated from the coding sequence ATGATTCGAATCACCGACATATTGGACAAAATTTATGAATACAGTCCAGATGCGGACGTCTCGCTCATTGACCGGGCCTATATCTATTCTGCCCGGGTTCATGAAGGCCAGGTCCGGCTCTCGGGAGAACCTTATCTGTCCCATCCTTTGGAGGTGGCCAGTATTCTGGCCGACATGAAGCTGGACATGGAGAGCATTGCCGCAGCGCTTCTTCATGACGTCATTGAGGATACCCCTGCCACCAAAGAAGATATTACAGATATGTTCGGCCCCGGGGTGGCGCATATTGTGGAGGGCGTGACCAAGCTGTCCGCCCTGCATGCTGCCACCAAGGTTGCCCAGCAGGCAGAATCTTTGCGTAAAATGATTCTGGCCATGGCAGATGATATCCGGGTGGTGCTCATTAAATTGGCCGATCGTCTGCATAATATGCGGACCCTTAAATACCACAGAAAACCGGAAAAACAGGCGGCCATCGCCCAGGAAACCCTGGATATCTATGCCCCCATCGCCGCACGTCTGGGCATCTTCTGGATCAAGAACGAACTGGAAGAGATAGCCTTTTTTTACACCCTGAGGGAGGAGCACGATCGCATCCTGGCGTTGGTGGATAAAGCCAAGGACGAGCAGGAAGCCTATATCAACGAAGTTTCAACGGCCCTGCACTATAAAATGAACGAGATGGAACTGCCCTGCCAGATCAAGGGGCGGTTTAAATCCTTTTACTCCATTTACCAGAAAATGCTGTCCCAGGGCCTTGAGTTTGATGATGTGTATGACATCATAGCCTTTCGAATCATTCTGGACACCGTTCCCCAGTGTTATGCGGCCATGGGCGCGGTCCACTCCATGTGGAAGCCGATCTATTATAAAATAAAGGACTATATCGGGAACCCTAAGCCCAATATGTACCAGTCCATCCATACCACGGTCATCGGACCCAAAGGCGAACGGGTGGAAATCCAGATCAGGACCCATGAGATGGACCGGGTGGCTGAATCGGGCATTGCCGCCCATTGGTCATATAAGGAAGGCACCAAGATTGATGAAAATACCGGTGAATTGTTTGCCTGGATTCGCAATCTTGTGGAGAACCAGGAAAACCTCAAAGATCCGGATGAATTCCTTGAAAATGTGCGCATAGATCTCTATCCCGGTGAGATTTATGTGTTCACCCCGGCAGGTGAGATCAAAACCCTTCCCAAAAAGGCCACACCCGTTGACTTTGCCTACCGGATTCACACCGAGGTCGGGGCCCAGTGCACAGGTGCCCGGGTCAACGGCAAGCTTGTCCCCTTGTCCCATGAACTTCGCACCGGTGATACCATCGAAATTATGACCACCAAAGACCACGCCCCCAGCCGGGACTGGCTTAATTTCGTTAAAACCGTCAAGGCAAAGACAAAAATCAGGGCCTATATCAATGCCAGGGAAAAGGAGCGAAGCTATTCCCTCGGCCGGGAAATGTGTGAGAAAACATTCCGGAAGCGGAATCAGAATTTTAATGCCCTGATCAAATCAGGTGATATCGGCCGGGTGGCGGACTCCTTGGGGTTTAAGGGCGTAGACGATTTGATCGCCCATGTGGGCTTCGGCCAAATGACGGCACTTCAGGTCCTTAATCGGGCTGTCCCCGAGATTGAAAAGGATTCAGATGAGACCGATGATACCGTTATTGAAAGAGCTGCTTCCAAGCCTTCGGAAAAACCGACCACCGGGGTTATTGTAAAAGGACTCAACGATATTCTGGTCAGGTTTTCAAAATGCTGCAATCCTTTGCCCGGAGACCCCATAATCGGATACATCACCCAGGGCCAAGGGGTCGCCATTCACAGGAAGAACTGCGTCAATGTTTTGAAAATGACCAGGGAGCGGATCATTGAAGTGGAATGGGCCAGTGGTATTAAAGAGTCGTATCCTGCCTCCATATGCATTAAAACAGACGATCGCCACGGTCTTCTGGCCGACATTGCGGCTGTGATTTCAAAGGCAGGTATCAATATTTTAAACGCGCACTCGGAAACATCGGACGAGGGCATCAGTGTTTTTTATTTCACCATTATGGTGGAAAGTTCCGGGCAGCTTAAAAAAGTCATGGCGGAACTTCGCCGGGTCAAAACCGTTAATGATGTTAAACGAGTCATCACCGCTGACAATTAG
- a CDS encoding PhoH family protein, translating to MKKIFILDTNVILHDSGCIHQFKDNDIYIPITVIEELDKFKKGNNVINCNARDFLRTLDALSSDTMFNGGAPIDDGKGRITIRLDTALDPIIENNFNEITPDIRIINIAYSIAKENDFKSVVFVTKDVNLRLKARSIGLKTENYNSQYVENISEMYTGMKVVSNISSRVLDDLYQKPYETNTQSLGEDVSFYANENVILKNGSKSALAYFDGVSQSVKLIQPRICYGIKPRNSEQTFALNAMLNPDISLVTISGKAGTGKTLLALAAALAKKQFYRQIFIARPVVPLSNKDLGFLPGDVASKLDPYMQPLYDNLSVIQNHFNENGSNGKNIKELIEEEKIVITPISYIRGRSIVRVFFIVDEAQNLTPHEVKTIITRAGEGTKIIFTGDIFQIDHPYLDTQTNGLAYIIEKMKGQNLYAHINLEKGERSELAELASKIL from the coding sequence ATGAAGAAAATCTTTATCCTGGATACCAATGTCATCCTTCATGACAGCGGATGCATTCATCAATTCAAAGACAATGACATTTACATCCCCATAACCGTTATTGAGGAGCTGGATAAATTTAAAAAAGGGAACAATGTCATTAATTGCAATGCCCGGGACTTTTTAAGAACCCTGGATGCATTGTCCAGTGATACGATGTTCAACGGCGGGGCACCCATTGATGACGGAAAAGGCCGTATTACCATCCGTCTGGATACAGCCCTGGATCCCATAATTGAAAACAACTTTAACGAAATTACGCCGGATATCAGGATCATAAACATTGCCTATTCTATTGCCAAAGAAAACGATTTTAAGAGTGTGGTTTTCGTAACCAAAGATGTAAATTTGCGCCTGAAAGCCCGCTCCATAGGGTTGAAAACTGAGAATTATAATTCCCAGTATGTTGAAAACATTTCCGAAATGTACACCGGTATGAAGGTGGTGAGTAATATCAGTTCCCGGGTGCTGGACGACCTGTACCAGAAACCCTATGAAACCAATACCCAGAGTCTGGGCGAAGATGTTTCCTTTTATGCCAATGAAAATGTGATTTTGAAAAACGGATCTAAATCCGCCCTGGCTTATTTTGACGGCGTCAGCCAATCTGTGAAACTGATTCAACCCAGGATCTGCTATGGCATTAAACCGCGGAATTCGGAGCAGACCTTTGCCCTGAATGCCATGCTTAATCCGGATATTTCTCTGGTGACCATTTCCGGCAAGGCCGGCACCGGCAAAACATTGCTGGCCCTTGCTGCCGCCCTGGCTAAAAAGCAGTTCTATCGCCAGATTTTCATTGCCAGGCCTGTTGTTCCCTTAAGCAACAAAGATTTGGGGTTTCTTCCCGGGGATGTGGCGTCCAAGCTGGACCCCTATATGCAGCCCTTGTATGACAATCTGTCCGTGATTCAGAATCATTTTAACGAAAACGGGTCCAACGGAAAAAACATCAAGGAACTGATAGAAGAGGAAAAGATCGTTATCACACCGATCTCATATATAAGGGGCCGCTCCATCGTACGTGTCTTTTTTATTGTGGATGAGGCTCAGAATTTAACACCCCACGAGGTGAAAACCATCATTACCCGAGCAGGGGAGGGCACAAAAATCATTTTCACAGGAGATATTTTCCAGATAGACCACCCCTACCTGGACACCCAGACCAACGGGCTTGCCTATATCATAGAAAAAATGAAAGGCCAGAATCTTTACGCCCACATCAACCTTGAGAAGGGTGAACGGTCTGAGTTGGCGGAATTGGCCTCAAAAATCCTATAG
- the rpmB gene encoding 50S ribosomal protein L28, translating into MSKECAVCGKKPMVGNNVSHAHNLNKRRFNPNLQRVRAVIKPGCVRKIDVCTSCIKAGKVTKAS; encoded by the coding sequence ATGTCAAAAGAATGTGCAGTTTGTGGGAAAAAGCCAATGGTCGGCAACAATGTCAGCCATGCTCATAATCTAAATAAAAGGCGCTTCAATCCCAATCTCCAGAGAGTTCGTGCGGTGATCAAGCCGGGTTGCGTCAGAAAAATTGATGTATGCACCTCCTGCATCAAGGCAGGAAAAGTAACCAAAGCATCTTAA
- a CDS encoding outer membrane protein assembly factor BamD, whose protein sequence is MKKIFIAGMAFLLLSGCSLFEETHQMNKNAQQLAAEGAASFMNEDYEDAVKAYTDLKDWYPFSQYAILAELKIADAHFHLKEYPEAIAAYENFEKMHPKNEAVPYIINQIAMCWFNQIDTIDRDATPAEKAMAEFERLIRLFPENEYSQKALANIDACIDNIASHELYVANFYNKTEKYEAALKRYQYIVENYAGTDQSQIALEKIPGVSEHIKEIESDSE, encoded by the coding sequence ATGAAAAAAATTTTCATTGCAGGAATGGCTTTTCTTCTGCTGTCAGGATGCTCCCTGTTTGAAGAAACCCATCAAATGAACAAAAACGCCCAGCAGCTGGCTGCCGAAGGTGCTGCTTCATTTATGAATGAAGACTATGAGGATGCGGTTAAGGCGTATACTGACCTGAAGGACTGGTACCCGTTCAGCCAATATGCCATTTTGGCTGAATTGAAAATAGCCGATGCCCATTTCCACCTCAAAGAATATCCTGAGGCCATTGCTGCCTATGAAAACTTTGAGAAAATGCATCCCAAAAATGAGGCGGTGCCCTACATTATCAACCAGATTGCAATGTGCTGGTTCAATCAGATAGACACCATAGACAGGGATGCCACGCCGGCTGAAAAAGCAATGGCTGAATTTGAAAGACTGATCCGGTTGTTTCCGGAAAATGAATACAGCCAAAAAGCCCTGGCGAACATTGATGCCTGCATTGACAATATAGCCAGCCATGAATTGTATGTCGCTAATTTTTACAACAAAACAGAAAAATACGAAGCGGCCCTGAAACGCTACCAGTATATTGTGGAAAATTATGCAGGGACCGATCAAAGCCAGATTGCTCTTGAAAAAATTCCCGGGGTGTCTGAACACATCAAAGAAATCGAATCCGATTCCGAATAA
- the trxB gene encoding thioredoxin-disulfide reductase, whose translation MSEYDLVIIGAGPGGLTAGLYAARARMNVLLIEKAVPGGQILVTDWIENYPGFPEGISGFDLAEKIKEQALTLGLEIETAEVQGLDLSGTTKEVILKGKRIKTKSLIIASGASPRKLGVGEDKFMGKGISFCATCDGPFFRDKVVVAVGGGDTAVQESIFLTKFAKKVYVVHRRDELRATKILQERAFANDKIEFVWDSVVTGIDGFFSVEKVNVKNLKTGDEKTIEANGCFIWIGILPNTEFIKGDVKTDESGFILVDAKMQTNVPGVFAIGDVRDTPLRQIATAVGDGATAAVCAEHYVENA comes from the coding sequence ATGAGCGAATATGATCTGGTGATCATCGGTGCCGGACCAGGCGGCCTGACTGCAGGACTGTATGCAGCCCGGGCGAGAATGAATGTCCTTCTGATCGAAAAAGCGGTGCCCGGCGGACAGATTCTGGTCACGGACTGGATTGAAAATTACCCCGGATTTCCCGAAGGTATTTCCGGGTTTGATCTGGCCGAGAAGATAAAAGAACAGGCACTGACTCTGGGGTTGGAGATTGAAACCGCAGAGGTTCAAGGCCTTGATCTCTCTGGAACAACCAAGGAGGTTATTCTCAAAGGGAAACGCATTAAAACCAAATCTTTGATCATCGCCTCGGGTGCATCGCCTAGAAAATTAGGGGTTGGAGAGGATAAGTTCATGGGTAAGGGCATCTCCTTTTGCGCCACCTGTGACGGACCTTTTTTCCGGGACAAAGTGGTCGTGGCCGTGGGCGGCGGAGATACAGCCGTCCAGGAATCCATTTTTCTTACTAAATTTGCCAAGAAAGTGTATGTGGTTCATCGCAGAGATGAACTGCGGGCCACCAAGATCCTCCAGGAGCGCGCATTTGCCAACGATAAAATTGAGTTCGTCTGGGATAGTGTCGTAACCGGCATAGATGGTTTTTTCAGCGTTGAAAAAGTCAATGTAAAAAATCTAAAAACCGGCGATGAAAAGACGATTGAGGCCAACGGCTGCTTTATCTGGATCGGCATCCTGCCCAACACCGAATTTATAAAAGGTGATGTAAAAACCGATGAAAGCGGTTTTATCCTTGTGGACGCCAAAATGCAGACCAACGTACCCGGTGTATTCGCCATCGGCGATGTCAGGGATACGCCCTTGCGGCAAATTGCAACGGCTGTGGGAGATGGTGCCACAGCAGCAGTCTGCGCAGAACACTATGTAGAGAACGCTTAA